The proteins below are encoded in one region of Paenarthrobacter ilicis:
- the ftsE gene encoding cell division ATP-binding protein FtsE: MIRFENVTKVYEQNARPALDAVSLEINRGEFTFLVGASGSGKSTFLRLILKEDKASSGSVYVAGQNVANISSWRVPKLRRGIGVVFQDFRLLPQKNVFANVAFAMQVIGKSRSIIRETVPEVLKTVGLEGKERRMPHELSGGEQQRVAIARAVVNRPGILLADEPTGNLDPITSMGIMGVLDKINQNGTTVVMATHDDDIVNEMRRRVVELKNGKIIRDEAKALYTSMIPVVGESRRLKDASGEELNRAQGAQL, translated from the coding sequence ATGATCAGATTCGAGAATGTCACCAAGGTCTACGAGCAGAATGCCAGGCCGGCGCTCGACGCTGTGAGCCTTGAGATCAACCGTGGTGAGTTCACCTTCCTGGTTGGTGCTTCGGGCTCCGGCAAATCCACATTTCTCCGGTTGATCCTCAAAGAGGACAAAGCCTCCTCCGGGTCCGTCTATGTGGCGGGCCAGAACGTGGCCAACATTTCCAGCTGGCGCGTGCCCAAGTTGCGCCGGGGGATCGGCGTGGTCTTCCAGGACTTCCGGCTTCTTCCGCAGAAGAACGTCTTCGCCAACGTCGCATTTGCCATGCAGGTGATCGGCAAGAGCCGGTCCATCATCCGCGAAACGGTCCCCGAGGTCCTCAAGACCGTGGGCCTTGAAGGCAAAGAGCGCCGCATGCCCCACGAACTGTCCGGCGGCGAGCAGCAGCGTGTGGCAATCGCCCGTGCGGTGGTCAACCGTCCCGGAATCCTGCTGGCCGATGAGCCCACCGGCAACCTGGATCCCATCACCTCGATGGGGATCATGGGGGTGTTGGACAAGATCAACCAGAACGGCACCACCGTAGTGATGGCGACGCACGATGACGACATCGTCAATGAAATGCGGCGACGTGTTGTTGAACTCAAGAACGGGAAGATCATCCGCGACGAAGCCAAGGCACTGTACACGTCCATGATTCCGGTGGTTGGCGAATCGCGGCGCTTGAAAGATGCCAGTGGCGAGGAACTCAACCGCGCGCAGGGGGCACAGCTGTGA
- a CDS encoding metal-dependent transcriptional regulator, whose product MKTSTPSSSIEDYVKVIYSFTEWQDKPITSSQLAQRLGVANSSVSEMVRKLKDQGLVNHQPYSAIRLTESGRQLALAMVRRHRLLETYLVEELGYSWDEVHDEAEMLEHAVSDTFIERMSAKLGHPLRDPHGDPIPAADGTVDLPHAYQMIELDKGHSGRITRISDENPELLRYLATEEIALDAPIEILGRKPFGGALVVRIGNPSQGREFDLADEVSSALWVQSSGTHPGCVLPAS is encoded by the coding sequence GTGAAGACCAGTACGCCCTCCTCCTCGATAGAGGACTACGTCAAGGTCATCTACTCCTTCACGGAGTGGCAGGACAAGCCCATCACCTCCTCCCAGCTTGCCCAGCGGCTGGGTGTAGCGAACTCCTCGGTTTCGGAGATGGTCCGTAAGCTCAAGGACCAAGGCTTGGTCAACCACCAGCCCTACAGCGCCATCCGGCTGACGGAATCAGGGCGGCAGCTTGCCCTCGCCATGGTGCGACGGCACAGGCTCCTGGAAACCTACCTGGTGGAGGAACTCGGATACAGCTGGGACGAGGTCCACGATGAAGCCGAGATGCTGGAGCATGCTGTGTCGGACACCTTCATCGAACGGATGTCTGCCAAGCTCGGCCATCCACTGCGCGACCCCCACGGCGATCCCATTCCCGCGGCGGACGGCACAGTGGATCTCCCGCATGCCTATCAAATGATTGAACTGGACAAGGGACATTCCGGCCGCATCACCAGAATCAGTGACGAGAACCCGGAATTGCTTCGCTACCTGGCCACCGAAGAAATAGCCTTGGACGCTCCGATCGAGATTCTGGGACGCAAGCCCTTCGGTGGTGCCCTGGTGGTGCGTATCGGCAACCCTTCACAGGGCCGGGAGTTCGACCTCGCCGATGAAGTCTCGTCCGCGTTGTGGGTCCAGAGCTCAGGAACCCACCCGGGTTGTGTGCTTCCCGCTTCCTGA
- the ftsX gene encoding permease-like cell division protein FtsX yields MRLLFILGEIGSGLRRNLSMVISVVLVTFVSLTFVGAAGMLQMQINQMKGYWYDKVQVAVFLCNDGSTAVGCASGPATQEQRENLQAMLESPAVKQYINDFQFESQAEAYTHFKEQFSNSPIVDSVSEDQLPASFRINMKNPEKYQIISETFSSQPGVETVSDQRQVLERIFSWMNGASVAAVGVAAVMIFCAVLLITTTIRLSAFSRRRETGIMRLVGASKAVIQLPFILEGVIAAVVGAVLASVTLWLMAHFWLNGDLSRQFLNTPFISSTQVLVIAPVLIALGAGLAGISSLLTLRRYLKV; encoded by the coding sequence GTGAGGCTTTTGTTCATCCTCGGCGAGATCGGAAGCGGTCTCCGCCGGAATCTCTCCATGGTGATTTCCGTGGTTTTGGTGACTTTCGTATCCCTTACCTTCGTGGGTGCTGCCGGGATGCTGCAGATGCAGATCAACCAGATGAAGGGCTACTGGTACGACAAAGTCCAGGTAGCCGTCTTCCTCTGCAACGACGGCTCGACGGCGGTGGGTTGCGCTTCCGGTCCTGCCACCCAGGAACAGCGTGAAAACCTTCAGGCGATGCTCGAGTCCCCGGCCGTAAAGCAGTACATCAACGACTTCCAGTTTGAATCACAGGCTGAGGCCTATACCCACTTCAAAGAACAGTTCTCCAACTCTCCGATCGTTGATTCGGTGTCGGAGGACCAGCTGCCGGCGTCCTTCCGCATCAACATGAAGAACCCGGAGAAATACCAGATCATCAGCGAGACCTTCTCGTCCCAGCCCGGCGTGGAGACGGTCAGCGACCAGCGCCAGGTCCTGGAGCGGATTTTCTCCTGGATGAATGGTGCGTCGGTGGCTGCAGTGGGTGTCGCAGCGGTGATGATTTTTTGCGCGGTCCTGCTGATCACTACCACCATCAGATTGTCAGCCTTCAGCCGACGGCGGGAAACGGGCATCATGCGCTTGGTGGGGGCCTCCAAGGCTGTGATCCAGTTGCCCTTCATTCTCGAGGGTGTGATTGCGGCGGTGGTGGGGGCTGTGCTGGCCTCCGTGACGCTGTGGCTCATGGCCCACTTCTGGCTCAACGGTGATCTTTCCCGCCAATTCCTCAATACTCCGTTCATCTCATCAACCCAGGTCCTGGTGATCGCGCCGGTACTCATTGCCTTGGGCGCCGGGCTGGCTGGGATATCATCCCTGTTGACCCTCCGGCGATACCTGAAGGTCTAG
- a CDS encoding TadE/TadG family type IV pilus assembly protein has translation MVEFVLVGTLLTLLLLSILQLTLILHVRNTLVDAAASGARYGSLADRTPEDARARTVELIHDALSDDFAQDVATGEATLAGLRTMEVTVRAPLPVVGLLGPGGLLEVRGHAVLPD, from the coding sequence ATGGTGGAGTTCGTCCTGGTGGGAACCTTGCTGACACTCTTGTTGTTGTCGATACTGCAGTTGACCTTGATCCTGCACGTGCGGAACACCCTGGTGGACGCTGCGGCTTCGGGTGCCAGATACGGTTCCCTGGCCGACAGGACTCCTGAAGACGCCCGCGCACGCACCGTCGAGCTGATTCACGATGCGCTGAGTGACGACTTTGCGCAGGACGTGGCCACGGGCGAGGCGACGCTGGCGGGCCTGCGGACAATGGAAGTTACGGTCAGGGCGCCGCTGCCCGTGGTGGGACTGCTGGGCCCTGGCGGTCTGTTGGAGGTGAGGGGACATGCGGTTCTTCCGGACTGA
- a CDS encoding class I SAM-dependent methyltransferase, protein MASSSPKAPKGVGSVPGPAGPKGPKLQAGRRHELGRSFQDGGEHYDRVRPGYPADSVDWLLPARASSAADIGAGTGKFTALLVERGLTVAAVDPSRDMLEQLRSAYPEVDAREGTAEATGLTDSTFDVVSVAQAWHWCDPLAASTELSRILSPEGVLGLIWNQLDTSIPWVHRLSRIMHAGDVHKPGFRPVTGPEFTDLESHHTRWEDRLTPEAIMELTKSRSYYLRADQATRQKVLGNLEWYLYEHLRHAPGDTVPLPYLTQTWRARKVVRTAPR, encoded by the coding sequence GTGGCCAGCAGTTCACCGAAGGCACCGAAGGGCGTCGGGTCAGTACCCGGCCCGGCTGGGCCCAAGGGCCCGAAGTTGCAGGCTGGCCGCAGGCACGAACTCGGCCGGAGCTTCCAGGATGGCGGCGAGCACTACGACCGTGTCCGGCCGGGGTACCCGGCAGACTCCGTTGACTGGTTGCTCCCTGCCCGGGCCTCATCGGCAGCCGACATCGGCGCCGGCACCGGAAAGTTTACCGCCCTTCTTGTTGAACGCGGATTGACCGTAGCCGCGGTGGACCCTTCGCGGGACATGCTGGAGCAACTGCGCTCGGCGTACCCCGAGGTGGACGCCCGCGAGGGCACGGCCGAGGCAACTGGCCTGACGGACTCAACATTCGACGTCGTCAGCGTTGCCCAAGCCTGGCATTGGTGCGATCCGCTGGCTGCAAGCACTGAACTCTCACGCATCCTGTCCCCTGAAGGTGTCCTGGGGTTGATCTGGAACCAGCTGGACACCTCAATTCCCTGGGTGCACCGGTTGTCCCGGATCATGCACGCCGGTGATGTCCACAAACCTGGCTTCAGGCCGGTTACAGGCCCGGAATTCACCGATCTGGAAAGCCACCATACGCGCTGGGAGGACCGCCTGACACCAGAAGCCATCATGGAACTCACCAAATCACGCAGCTACTACCTCCGCGCGGATCAGGCTACACGCCAGAAGGTGCTGGGAAACCTGGAATGGTACCTGTACGAACACCTGAGACACGCTCCCGGGGACACCGTTCCTTTGCCCTATTTGACGCAAACCTGGCGGGCCCGCAAAGTGGTTCGGACGGCCCCACGGTAG
- a CDS encoding MFS transporter, producing MTDRAALPASTPLQKRVLAVAIVASFIAILDGFVVNLALPAIGRELGGGLVIQQWVVDAYLLTLGALILVAGSLSDHFGRARILEWGLAGFAVTSVLCGLAWTGEVLVISRALQGIAGALLVPSSLAMIISAFSGPAQSKAIGQWSGWTSAAAIVGPLIGGVAVDMLSWRVIFFINVVPAVAIWPLLAGLRSSDAARDRSKRIDYPGALLAMVGLGGPVFAFIEQGRVGWGSALVWVPLAVGVAALVLFLIHENRTRQPMLPLQLFGIRNFAWGNVATLAIYGGISLGFFVLGIYLQQVGGMGATVAGIALLPSTVILMLLASYSGGLAGKYGPRWFMTVGPLLCGTGFLMSLAVDEPLNYWTQVLPGQIVFGIGLATLVAPLTAAILGAVPPEEAGIGSAVNNAVARIAGLIAIAFAGVIVGPVFSGAGLRNALLVTAALFFLGALASMVGIRNPPREPTPSAGTAAGVQN from the coding sequence ATGACCGACAGAGCGGCTCTTCCGGCAAGCACACCGCTGCAAAAGCGCGTGCTGGCGGTGGCAATAGTGGCCTCGTTCATTGCCATCCTGGATGGGTTTGTGGTGAATCTCGCACTCCCGGCCATCGGCAGGGAACTGGGCGGGGGTTTGGTGATCCAGCAATGGGTGGTGGACGCTTACCTCCTCACGCTGGGCGCCCTGATCCTGGTGGCCGGCTCGTTGTCCGACCATTTCGGCCGGGCGAGGATCCTTGAATGGGGATTGGCGGGCTTTGCTGTGACGTCGGTCCTCTGCGGTTTGGCCTGGACCGGTGAGGTTCTGGTGATCTCGCGTGCGCTGCAGGGCATCGCCGGCGCACTCCTGGTGCCGAGCTCACTCGCCATGATCATCTCCGCGTTCTCCGGTCCCGCCCAGTCCAAGGCGATAGGGCAGTGGTCGGGTTGGACCAGCGCCGCTGCGATCGTGGGACCGCTGATCGGGGGAGTCGCCGTGGACATGCTCTCGTGGCGGGTCATCTTCTTTATCAATGTGGTCCCCGCGGTGGCGATCTGGCCGTTGCTTGCGGGCCTCAGGTCCAGTGACGCTGCCCGCGACAGAAGCAAAAGGATCGATTACCCCGGGGCACTCCTTGCCATGGTGGGCCTGGGCGGTCCAGTGTTTGCATTCATCGAACAAGGCCGAGTGGGGTGGGGGAGCGCTCTGGTCTGGGTGCCGCTGGCCGTGGGGGTGGCGGCATTGGTGTTGTTCCTGATCCACGAAAACCGGACGCGCCAGCCCATGCTTCCGCTCCAGCTGTTTGGCATACGGAACTTTGCCTGGGGAAATGTGGCCACCCTGGCCATCTACGGCGGGATTTCCCTGGGGTTCTTTGTCTTGGGAATCTACCTGCAGCAAGTAGGTGGGATGGGGGCGACTGTCGCCGGCATTGCTTTGCTGCCCAGCACAGTGATCCTCATGCTCCTCGCGTCGTATTCCGGAGGGCTGGCGGGCAAATATGGTCCGCGGTGGTTCATGACGGTGGGACCGCTCCTGTGCGGGACAGGCTTCCTGATGTCCCTGGCAGTGGACGAACCCTTGAACTACTGGACCCAGGTATTGCCTGGGCAGATCGTTTTCGGAATCGGCCTGGCCACGCTTGTTGCGCCTCTCACCGCAGCGATCCTGGGCGCGGTTCCCCCGGAGGAAGCTGGAATAGGATCAGCCGTGAACAATGCCGTGGCTCGCATTGCCGGCCTGATTGCCATTGCTTTCGCCGGAGTGATTGTTGGCCCGGTTTTCTCAGGAGCGGGGCTCCGGAACGCACTGCTTGTCACGGCGGCCTTGTTCTTCCTGGGAGCGCTGGCCTCAATGGTGGGGATCAGGAATCCGCCCCGGGAACCCACGCCGTCGGCCGGGACTGCCGCTGGGGTTCAAAACTGA
- a CDS encoding M23 family metallopeptidase, which produces MTTLDPISLRRRLASGQARLLGGLLAVGLAVSLLAGAPPAKADNLEDQQAALEAEGARVQASLEFVDANIAKAAGDLVVYQGRLPGAQQALLEAQGRVASAVKEVEALAARVELAQQNKAKITEQLESDKQKITDTKKLIGQIASQAYKSGGVPTNIALLFGSSETGSLTESMDLADQAMRSQNAAMTKLTQQNATNVNSQARLVAVEEEIQDLKTKADAALEREKSARDDAASKKAEVDKLIEDTTRLNSQLQAAKPGIEANLARVKSEQNTVAAEIVERDRKLREAWEAEQRRLAAEAAAAAAAAAASQGKPAPPEQPYVPPAVGSPSAFGLRHPFASYVPITSGFGWRATPPGTIDFYGTGGYMHTGIDFGAPCGTPVYAAAAGEVFNSGWNSADGGGWRVKLSHGVVQGNSLTTIYYHNSSIVVANGQRVSAGQLIAYSGSTGNSTGCHAHFETWLNGAAVDPMNLL; this is translated from the coding sequence ATGACCACGCTGGACCCGATCTCACTGCGTCGGCGCTTGGCGTCCGGCCAAGCCCGCCTGCTCGGCGGACTCTTGGCGGTTGGTTTGGCGGTAAGCCTTCTCGCCGGCGCTCCGCCAGCCAAGGCTGACAACCTTGAAGACCAGCAGGCTGCCCTGGAGGCCGAGGGCGCGCGCGTGCAGGCTTCCCTGGAATTCGTGGATGCAAACATTGCCAAGGCAGCCGGCGACCTGGTGGTCTACCAAGGCCGACTGCCTGGCGCACAACAGGCTCTTCTGGAAGCTCAGGGCCGCGTTGCCAGTGCCGTCAAGGAAGTTGAGGCCCTGGCTGCGAGGGTGGAGCTTGCCCAGCAGAACAAGGCCAAGATCACCGAACAGTTGGAAAGTGATAAGCAGAAGATCACTGACACCAAGAAACTGATTGGCCAGATTGCCTCCCAGGCCTACAAGTCCGGCGGGGTGCCCACCAACATTGCTCTCCTTTTCGGGTCCAGTGAAACCGGTAGCCTGACGGAGTCCATGGACCTCGCTGACCAGGCCATGCGCAGCCAGAACGCTGCGATGACCAAACTGACCCAGCAAAACGCCACCAACGTCAACTCGCAGGCCAGGCTTGTTGCGGTGGAGGAAGAAATACAGGACCTCAAGACGAAGGCAGACGCAGCCCTCGAACGTGAGAAGTCTGCACGCGACGACGCAGCCAGCAAGAAAGCCGAAGTCGACAAACTGATTGAGGACACCACCAGGCTCAACAGCCAGCTTCAGGCGGCCAAGCCCGGAATTGAGGCCAACCTTGCCCGCGTGAAGTCGGAGCAGAACACTGTTGCGGCCGAAATTGTGGAGCGCGACCGCAAGCTCAGGGAAGCATGGGAAGCGGAGCAGCGGCGCCTGGCGGCGGAAGCTGCTGCTGCGGCCGCAGCTGCGGCAGCGTCACAGGGCAAACCTGCGCCCCCGGAGCAGCCTTATGTTCCGCCGGCCGTTGGGTCGCCGTCGGCGTTTGGGCTGCGGCACCCGTTCGCGAGCTATGTCCCCATCACGTCCGGTTTCGGCTGGCGCGCGACGCCGCCCGGAACCATCGACTTCTATGGCACCGGCGGTTACATGCACACAGGCATCGACTTTGGTGCACCGTGTGGTACTCCCGTCTACGCGGCAGCAGCAGGTGAAGTCTTCAACTCAGGCTGGAACTCAGCCGACGGCGGCGGCTGGCGCGTCAAGCTTTCACACGGTGTGGTTCAGGGCAACTCGCTGACCACCATTTACTACCACAACAGCAGCATCGTGGTGGCAAACGGCCAGCGGGTCTCCGCCGGTCAGCTCATTGCCTACTCGGGAAGTACCGGCAACTCAACGGGCTGCCACGCCCACTTTGAGACCTGGCTGAACGGTGCGGCAGTGGATCCCATGAACCTTCTCTAG
- the smpB gene encoding SsrA-binding protein SmpB, protein MPKESGRKVVATNRKARHNYLVLDTYEAGIALMGTEVKSLREGHASMVDGFCTFYNDELWMEGIHIPEYNQGSWTNHSARRRRKLLLHREELDKISQKIRESGFTVVPLQLYFLDGRAKVEIAIARGKKDYDKRQTLREQQDKRESLRELRERNRR, encoded by the coding sequence GTGCCCAAGGAAAGTGGCCGTAAGGTAGTGGCCACCAATCGGAAGGCCAGGCACAACTACCTCGTGCTGGATACCTATGAGGCTGGCATCGCCCTCATGGGTACTGAGGTGAAGTCCCTTCGCGAGGGCCACGCGTCCATGGTTGATGGCTTCTGCACGTTCTACAACGACGAGTTGTGGATGGAGGGCATCCATATCCCCGAGTACAACCAGGGGAGCTGGACCAACCATTCCGCGCGTCGTCGTCGCAAGCTCTTGCTTCACCGGGAAGAGCTGGACAAAATCTCGCAGAAGATCCGTGAGTCGGGATTCACCGTGGTGCCCTTGCAACTGTATTTCCTGGACGGCAGGGCGAAGGTAGAGATCGCGATTGCCCGCGGTAAGAAGGATTACGACAAGCGGCAGACCCTCCGGGAACAGCAGGACAAGCGTGAGTCATTGCGCGAATTGCGCGAACGCAACCGTCGCTGA
- a CDS encoding pilus assembly protein TadG-related protein has translation MNANRRRSDPREEGQLTVLIIGFVALSLLVVAAVTAVSSVYLEHKKLLSLADGAALAAADSFVAGDLGRGTAPAAALEDRRVLAAVTAYLEQGDAQGHDHLSVAPGTGSGPGGTAVVVLTAVAHPPLTGFFLPEGIVVEAQSTARARLIQ, from the coding sequence GTGAACGCGAACCGGAGGAGGTCCGATCCCCGCGAGGAAGGCCAACTGACCGTGCTCATCATCGGATTCGTGGCGTTATCCCTCCTTGTAGTGGCAGCAGTAACGGCAGTCTCATCGGTCTATTTGGAACACAAGAAGCTGTTGTCCTTGGCAGATGGTGCTGCACTGGCGGCTGCAGACTCCTTTGTAGCGGGGGATCTCGGTAGGGGAACCGCCCCGGCTGCCGCCTTGGAGGATCGGCGTGTACTTGCAGCGGTCACGGCTTACCTGGAACAAGGGGATGCTCAAGGACACGACCACTTGAGCGTGGCACCTGGAACAGGGAGCGGCCCGGGAGGTACGGCAGTTGTGGTTCTCACCGCAGTAGCCCATCCGCCGTTGACAGGCTTCTTCCTGCCCGAAGGCATCGTGGTGGAGGCACAATCGACGGCCAGGGCCCGCTTGATCCAATAG
- a CDS encoding type II secretion system F family protein produces the protein MAPLLGMLGGLGLFLVWWAAWEEPAATKPKGPGRLQLLLASAGIEKVSAGGLLATCAGSGLCSFLVFLVLTASLPVAVCFAVFGAWLPLAVVRRRARKRLAAMRVLWPDVVDHLRSAIRAGLALPEALIQLGHNGPEELRDLFHDFGADYRAGGHFEPALNRLKERLADPVADRIVEALRMTREVGGSDLGRMLGTLSEFLRDSARTRSELEARQSWTINAARLAVAAPWIVLVVMAGRPEAMTAYSSATGAFILLGGLLVSVVCYSVMLRIGALPDDERMLR, from the coding sequence ATGGCGCCGCTGCTCGGGATGCTCGGCGGCCTGGGTCTCTTCCTTGTCTGGTGGGCCGCATGGGAGGAACCTGCCGCAACAAAACCAAAGGGGCCAGGCCGCCTGCAGTTGTTGCTCGCCTCGGCCGGCATAGAAAAAGTGTCAGCGGGAGGACTGTTGGCGACATGTGCCGGGTCTGGCCTTTGCTCATTTCTTGTTTTCCTTGTGCTGACAGCCTCCTTGCCGGTAGCGGTTTGCTTCGCCGTTTTCGGTGCCTGGTTACCCCTTGCAGTTGTCCGCCGGCGTGCGCGGAAGCGGCTTGCTGCCATGCGGGTCCTTTGGCCCGATGTTGTGGACCACCTGCGGTCTGCGATCCGCGCCGGTCTCGCCTTGCCCGAGGCACTGATTCAGCTCGGCCACAATGGACCCGAGGAACTCAGGGATTTGTTTCACGACTTTGGTGCGGACTATCGGGCTGGTGGCCACTTCGAACCGGCACTGAACCGACTCAAGGAACGGCTGGCCGATCCTGTGGCAGACCGCATCGTGGAGGCGTTGCGGATGACCCGCGAAGTCGGTGGTTCCGACCTCGGCCGCATGTTGGGGACGCTTTCTGAGTTCCTCAGGGACAGTGCCCGCACCCGGAGCGAGCTGGAAGCCAGGCAGTCATGGACCATCAATGCCGCCCGGCTTGCCGTTGCTGCCCCTTGGATCGTCCTTGTGGTCATGGCCGGGCGTCCCGAAGCGATGACGGCGTACAGCTCCGCTACCGGGGCGTTCATCCTGCTCGGCGGCCTGTTGGTCTCGGTTGTCTGCTACTCGGTGATGCTCCGGATCGGTGCACTGCCCGACGACGAACGGATGCTTCGATGA
- a CDS encoding type II secretion system F family protein, translating into MTSTTALSVLCGLLLGIGLWLTGVRLPFFRATSLAERIEPQLRSRSLESRLLRAPTHQLTPFGPLERILRPVLRDAVTYLSRFSTGSAALRKRLARAGTRKSTLDFRAEQLLWAGAGLVFALLLVGISAVAGHFTPTLLLPAILGSALSGYLLRDYALGQQIKRREARMLSEFPSLAELMALAVAAGESAVAAMDRVTRTSGGELAGEFAIVLADTRSGQSLTESLKAFSTRAELPALIRFFDGLVVAVERGTPLAEVLRAQAADVRDAAKRELMERAGRKEIAMMVPLVFGVLPLTVVFAAFPALAALQLNL; encoded by the coding sequence ATGACGTCCACCACAGCGCTGTCTGTTCTCTGCGGACTCCTGCTGGGAATCGGCTTGTGGCTGACCGGGGTGCGGCTTCCATTTTTCCGTGCCACCAGCCTGGCGGAGAGAATCGAGCCCCAGCTTAGATCCCGCAGCCTCGAATCCCGGCTTTTGCGCGCTCCAACCCATCAGCTGACACCGTTCGGTCCGCTGGAACGCATTCTTCGTCCGGTGCTCCGTGACGCAGTGACCTACCTGTCACGCTTCAGCACCGGATCGGCGGCCTTACGGAAAAGGCTCGCGCGGGCAGGTACACGGAAATCCACGCTGGACTTCAGGGCTGAGCAACTCCTGTGGGCCGGCGCTGGCCTGGTGTTCGCGCTCCTCTTGGTGGGCATCAGCGCGGTCGCCGGGCACTTCACCCCGACTTTGCTCTTGCCGGCAATTCTTGGAAGTGCCCTGAGCGGATACCTCTTGCGGGACTATGCCTTGGGACAGCAGATCAAGCGCCGGGAAGCCCGCATGCTTTCTGAATTTCCCAGCTTGGCCGAGCTCATGGCCTTGGCGGTCGCGGCCGGGGAAAGTGCAGTGGCGGCCATGGACCGTGTGACCCGGACGTCCGGGGGCGAGCTCGCCGGCGAGTTTGCAATCGTCCTTGCCGATACTCGTTCGGGACAGTCCCTGACGGAATCATTGAAGGCCTTTTCCACCAGGGCGGAATTGCCGGCACTTATCAGATTCTTCGACGGCTTGGTGGTCGCAGTGGAACGCGGAACACCTTTGGCGGAAGTTCTTAGGGCGCAGGCGGCCGATGTCCGGGACGCCGCCAAACGCGAACTGATGGAAAGGGCCGGGCGCAAGGAAATAGCCATGATGGTGCCTCTTGTGTTCGGCGTCCTGCCACTCACAGTCGTCTTCGCAGCCTTTCCGGCGCTGGCGGCACTCCAATTAAACCTCTGA
- the prfB gene encoding peptide chain release factor 2 encodes MADIDFPAEIRALRGTYSSIENVTDVDALKAEIAELSEQAGAPDLWDDPASAQVVTSRLSHRQAEVERLSRLASRIDDLEVLVELGQDEGDEASMAEAAKELASIRKALADLEVVTLLSGEYDEREAVVTIRAGAGGVDAADFAEMLMRMYLRWAERHGYPTTVMDTSYAEEAGLKSATFEVKAPYAFGTLSVEAGTHRLVRISPFDNQGRRQTSFAAVEVIPLIEQTDSIEIPDNEIRVDVFRSSGPGGQSVNTTDSAVRLTHIPTGIVVSMQNEKSQLQNRAAAMRVLQSRLLLVKKEQQDAEKKALAGDVKASWGDQMRSYVLNPYQMVKDLRTEHEVGNTSAVLDGDIDDFIDAGIRWRTGNRNAAAN; translated from the coding sequence ATGGCTGACATTGATTTTCCCGCAGAAATCCGCGCTCTTCGCGGCACTTACAGCTCCATCGAGAACGTAACCGATGTTGATGCACTCAAAGCAGAGATCGCGGAGTTGAGCGAGCAGGCAGGCGCCCCGGACCTCTGGGACGATCCCGCCTCGGCGCAGGTGGTGACTTCGCGTTTGTCCCATCGGCAAGCCGAAGTGGAGCGCCTGTCCAGGCTGGCTTCCAGGATTGATGATCTGGAAGTACTGGTGGAGCTCGGCCAGGACGAAGGGGACGAGGCCTCCATGGCGGAGGCTGCCAAGGAACTCGCATCCATCCGCAAAGCGCTCGCAGACCTCGAAGTGGTTACCCTGCTGTCAGGGGAGTACGACGAACGCGAAGCGGTTGTCACCATCAGGGCAGGAGCCGGTGGCGTCGATGCTGCGGACTTCGCAGAGATGCTGATGCGGATGTACCTGCGATGGGCTGAACGTCATGGATATCCCACCACGGTCATGGACACGTCGTATGCCGAAGAGGCCGGCCTGAAGTCTGCGACGTTCGAGGTCAAGGCGCCCTACGCCTTCGGGACACTCAGCGTTGAGGCCGGCACCCACCGTCTGGTCCGCATCAGCCCCTTTGACAACCAGGGCCGTCGTCAGACGTCCTTCGCAGCCGTGGAAGTCATTCCCCTCATCGAGCAGACTGACTCCATTGAGATACCGGACAACGAGATCCGCGTGGATGTTTTCCGGTCTTCCGGCCCCGGCGGCCAGTCCGTGAACACCACCGACTCTGCCGTCCGCCTGACGCACATCCCTACGGGCATTGTGGTCTCCATGCAGAACGAAAAATCGCAGCTGCAAAACCGTGCTGCCGCTATGCGTGTGCTTCAGTCGCGCCTGCTCCTGGTCAAGAAGGAGCAGCAGGACGCGGAGAAGAAGGCGCTTGCCGGCGATGTGAAGGCCTCGTGGGGCGACCAGATGCGTTCCTACGTGCTGAATCCGTACCAGATGGTCAAGGACCTGCGGACAGAACATGAAGTGGGCAACACTTCCGCCGTGCTGGATGGTGACATTGATGACTTCATTGATGCCGGTATCCGGTGGCGAACCGGCAACCGGAACGCCGCCGCTAACTAG